GACGGCGACCTGAGAATGTCGCGTCGCGGTAATTGCCGATCGATGACCGTAATGGTCAGAAACTTCGGAGCGAGTCTCGACACGAATCGCGACAAAGCTCAACAGAGCCATCGCAATCAGCCCAAAGACACCGAAAAAGAGGAGCGCCGCGAGCGCCTTCCAACGGCCGAAGATCGCCGCCAACAGGATGACCAAAAAACCGATCGCCAACGCGCCCAAAAGTAGGATCAGGAAAATCGGCGTAGCGGCGACATTTTCACGGACCGGCATTTGACCAAGCCACACAGCCGATTGCGTTAGTTGAATTGCCGATGACATGAATGGATCCCGTCGAAAGAATACTGCGTCTCTAGCACAGATTCGTCTCGCAGCGACCAAGCTTGGAGGCGGACGCGAGATTCTGCTATTTTTTCTGCGCCATTTTTACGACGAAGATCACCGCCACGAAGAGCCCGACAACCATTCCGGCGCCGATTACGCCCACGATCAGTAGTTCCAGTAATCCAATTCCCATGATCCACTCCAAGGAACTTTAAGTCATCAAAGATCGAATATTGAGCCTATTGCTTTCGTCGTGAAACCGCAGCGATGATGATCACGGCAACAATCGCGGCGACGGCCAGCGCCCCGGCGACTCCCAGTAATAATAAGATGCTCATAGCCCAGGTTGGTGTCGCTTCCATCGATGATGAGTCTTTAGTGGGTTAATAATCGCCGGGGTCTGTTGAAAATGGGGTCAGGTCCCAATTTTGCTGCAAAATTGGGACCTGACCCCATTTTCAACGGTTCCCTTTTCAACATTTACGCCTAGGCCGAAGTTTCGGCGTTGATCTGCTGTGACTCGCGCAGTTCGTCTCGCTCCTTCGGACTGTACCACGGGGCCGAGATTTGCACGACCAGCGAGATTGCGCCGATCAAAATCATCCCCCACGGTTGAATGAAGGGGCAGAAGTAATTGACCACCGCGGCGATCAATACCGAAAATCCCATCGTCCAAAGGCTCAGTCGCGTCTTGCGGAGCGGATCGGCCTGTTTCCACCAGCGCAGTAGCCCAAACTGCGCTGCGAATACGATCGCAAACGTGCTGAGCGATGGCGATTGTTTCAACGATTGAAACCAGCCGCGTAGATTCAGGTTTTCGTGCCAACCGCTGCTCGCATCAATCCCGGCACCGGAAATCGGCATTTCTAGCAGCAACGTATTGCCGGCGGTGTAACCAATCATTCCCAGCAGCAGCCCGACGCCGATCATCGCAAAACGACGCAGCCAGGGATCGCCGCTATTGGGTTCCCACAATTTGCCGAGCAAGAGCACGCTCCACGATCCGCAGATGGTCATGAGAGTCATCCAGCCGAACAGCGGCGCCCACGTATCCAGCGCCCCTTCAATCGAGACTCCTCCCAGAACGAGCGCCAGCATCGAGATCACCGCCGCCGAAATCGCGCTGACCAAAAACGAACCAATCAAACTTTTCATCCGCAGGTCGAGCGGAATCGCAGCCAGCGCGGCGCGTTCTCGCTCGCGGCGCGTACTCTTTTGTTTTCTCGACTGGCGAGCTCGTTCTTTTCGCGTCATGACGACGGGATGATACGGCGAGTACTCGGTAACCGGCGTTTTGTCCGGTGCGTCGCTCATATGCTGGTAAATAGTGCGTCCCAGGAGATAGACCATGTAGGCCGCGGCGGCGAGAAAACCGAGCGGCGCCAACCAACCAAGATTCGTGACCAGCGCGATCGAACAGGCGACCAGCACCAAAACCTTGGGGAACAAACTGATGTTGTCGTTGTTCCACCAATGGGAGATGGATTTGGCGGCTTCCGTACCTGCACGGTAAATCGGATCACTTCCAGCGGCAGGATCGAGCGGCTGCACCAGCGGAATTTCCGCGTGGCCGGTCGAATGATTCTGGATCGTGACGTTGTCATGCAGGGAAGCGACGACCGATTCGTTTTTCGACACGCCTAGATTGGCCAGCATCTCTTCGACGGTGCTGGTCCGCTTGGTCGGATCTTTGTGCAGCGCCTGGGCGATTGTCGAGCGAAACGGCTCTGGTACGCTGCGCAGCTCAGGCTCGGCGGTCAGGTGCTTCATGATGATCTCTTGGCTGCTTTCCCCTTCAAAGGGAACGCGGCCGGTCAAAATCTCGTGCAGTAAGATGCCGAGCGCATAGATGTCGATCTCTTTGCCGTAGACCCCTTTGCCGATCTCCGGCGCCATGTAGTGGAAGGTGCCGACGCTTTCGGTCTGTCCGCTGCGGCGGCTGACCGAGATGAATTTTGAAAGGCCATAATCGCCGATCTTGATCGTGCCGGCGTCGTTGAAGATGTTGCCGGGCTTCAAGTCGCGATGGACGATGCCGTGATCGTGCAGATAGCCGACCGCTGCGGCGATTGGACGGAACCAGCGAATCGCTTCTTCCGGCGGCAGACCATTAGGACGGCGATCGAGGATCTCTTTCAAGTTCTCGCCGCGCACGTACTCCATCACGACCCAGCCTTCGCCGGCGTCGTCGTAGCGGATATCGAACAGCGCAACCAGGTGCGGGTGCTTGAGGTTCAAACAATGGGTGACGCCGCGCATCTCGATATCGAGATTGCGTTGGATATGTTTCAGGGCGACCTCTTTGCCGGCATCCGAAAGCGCGTAGAAGACTTCGCCGAAGCCTCCGGAGCCGACGCCTCGTTTGATGGTGAAGCCGTCTAAGGGCTTCGACCCGCTGGCATACGTAAATTTCATCGTTCCCCCTCGCGGGCGATGCTCGGCCTGGGGAGGTTGTTGCTGCATCTTGGGCTGCTTATCCTCTTCTGGCTCTAACGTCGCGGTATGATCGCGCATCGATTGTTCCCCCGCTGTCTGGCCGTCGGAGATATTCCCCAACATCTCGTTGCACCCTCGGTTAGGCGCTGGCGGCCAATCGTTCCAAATAAAACGAAAAGTCTTCTCCCTGTACCGAGCAGTCGGCGACCAGCGGCGACTTGTTTCGCACCGCGCGGCCGTTCACTTGAAAGGCGCCGGGAGAGCGAACGTGGAGTCCCTCTCCCTGCTTGTACAATACCACATCCTGTTTCCAGCCGCCGCAAACGACATGGTTGCAGCTGCGCGGCCCCAGGATGCAAGTTTCGGCCATCAGCAAGATCGCATCAGTCGCTGGTTCGGTCCGTTGCGAGCTTACCAACCGCAGCACGGCGCTAGCGCTCAGCGGATGACGTTTCTGAAAACTAAGGACGACGCTGCGTCCTAGTTGCACCAGGTCTCCATCCGATAACGCAGTTGGCTGTTCCAGTAGTTTTCCGCGACGACGCACTTCGGCCAACGGCTCGACGACATATTCCGATCCGCGACGGCGAATCCACGCATGGCGGCGACTGACGTCACCCAGGATTGGTACGTCGACCCCGCTTTGCGGCGTCGCTTGGCCGATCAATACGTCCGGCGAAGTCAGCAGCATAAAGCCGCCGACTCCATCGACCCACAATTGACGCCGCGAAGGCGCTTCGGCCAATGGCTCTGCCGATGATCGATTCATGACCCGTTCCCGTGCAGTCTGATCGCCGACCTGCGTCTCAAGGACAGCCGACGCGTATGAGACGTCGCTCGTCGATAACCAGACTTGCCCGGGACGCGGTTTCCGCGACGGCGAGTTGTGACGAGTGCGTCTCATTCTAATTTAGTTCGTTCATGGGCCCCCGAACACGCGCTTTTCGCCGTCGATCCCCCTCGACAGCAGCACGAAGGCAGTGGACCACTTTGCCTTTGGTCCCGTTGCGACGCTACGAAGAGGGCTTTCGCCCCCTTCGCGTCGCGATGCATCTGCATGGTTATTCGTTGGCGACAGCCGTTTATTGCTGTTACCCGCAGAATCGTTAGTTCAAGCTCGGTTCGAGCGACTTTTTGCTGGTCAACTCGATCGCCGGAACTCGCTGGTCAACCGCGATTTCCTCGTCCTGTCCCGGCGAGAAATAGGCGGCGACTTCGTCCGAAACGTCCTTCACTTCGACTTCGTCCAGCTGAATCTCGTCGGCAAAATAACCTTCCGAGGAGACGAGCTTTTCGGCGACTTCAATTCGCGTCTGGATATCTTCCAGCAATTTTTCGGTACGCGACAGTTGGCTGTCGTCAAACTTGAAACTGCTGGTCGTCTGAGCGACTTCGACCATTTTCAGCCGAGCTTCCAGGTTCTCAACATCGACTTCCAGTTGTCGTTTGGCGACCAACATGCCGTCCAGCTTGGCCCGCGCGGCGTCGAGTCCCTTCTGGCGAGCACGCAAGATGCTGTCCAGCTTTTCACGGGTCGCGTCCTGCGTTTTGAAGCGTTCGAAGCGACCGGCCAGGTCGGCCTTCACTTGATCGCGACTATAGCGATGGCTGGCGTATTGATAGGTCTGCGACCCGTCATCCAGATCCGCTTTCAGCCGCAGAACTTCTCGCTTGTCCTGGGCGAGACCTTCATTCAGCTTGGTGACTTGGCGCTCTAGCTTTTCGACATCGACCTCTTCCTTGGCGATCAGATGCATGTTGCTGCGAATTTCCGGAGTCAGTTCATTGATCATCCGGTGAGCGCGATCGAGTTCAAACTCGATCGGCACGTTTTGTTTGACCTGGTCATGAAGCCGACCATAGCTGGTGGCCACATAGCTCATCGCATCGCGGCCAAACAGAAGTCCGAGCGCCATCGCGGAACCGGCGCCCACAAGAATCATTTTTTTGAACATCGAAATACCCTCCCAGTGACTGCGGAGCTGCCGGCAGCGATCGTGCAAGCAAGCGTGGTTTGTGGTTTCGCTCATTCCCTGCTCCGGAAAAAAAACGCCCGACATAAGGAAGTCTTCGCAGCGGTTGAGAAGATATTGGGGGAAACGAAAAGATCCTGAAAAAAATTCGTCAAAATCGAATCGAGACGCAATGCGAGTTCGTACCATAGATAGAAGGCTTCCCCCACCAGCAGGAAGAATCGTTGGGATCGCCAAAATCCACCAGAATGGCTAAATCTGGCCGTAGAACGATCTCGCTGGCTCCGAAGTCGCCGCAAATCGCAGCGTTCGATGTTGACCAAAATGGCACATTGTTGTCTTTTGGGCACAGTTGATCCCGCCGGCGGATTGCCGTAGAGCTTACTTGAAAATGCAGAAGTGCTTACAAATTCGAGAGTTGCGGCCCAAAAAGAGCCCGTTGAAAAAAATAGCCGCGAACATGGTCCACCGGTTGCACTGTCCAGAATTGTGCTGTCAGACAAACAATGAGTTAGCACCGAACGCGAATACCTATTCAGGAGGCCAGCGCCATGAAATCGTTCAGCAAGATCTATCCTGAAGTTCGCAATTCGACCACCTCGATGGTCGCCGAAACCAAAATCATCGCCGAGCCGGAAACGATCGCGCAAATTGATGCTTGGATGGACCAGCATCTGCTTGATCTGGAATTGCAGTATGCGTCCTATGTAACCAAGAACTCCCTAGGCAAAGCGATTCGCCAAGAACGCTAATCTGGTCCGCTGAGAATCGAACCAAGCCTAAGAATCAGGCGCCGGCAGGCTTCCAGCAACCGGCAAAGTCTCTCTGATCCGCGCGACGCCGTTTTTTTTACCGCGTCCACTCTCGCAACCATGCGACGCTGACTTACAACTTCCAGATAATCAGAATGGAATAGTTGGTGTCGTTCTTCTTTTTGTTGACGCCCGGCGTGCTGTCGAAACGATTGATCACGCCAAATTTCAAGCTGAGATTGGCTTCTTCGTCGAGCAAAATCTTGTAGCCGATGTCCGAAATACTGCGGTACTCGCCGAACTCTTCCCATTCGG
The nucleotide sequence above comes from Blastopirellula sp. J2-11. Encoded proteins:
- a CDS encoding serine/threonine-protein kinase, coding for MRDHTATLEPEEDKQPKMQQQPPQAEHRPRGGTMKFTYASGSKPLDGFTIKRGVGSGGFGEVFYALSDAGKEVALKHIQRNLDIEMRGVTHCLNLKHPHLVALFDIRYDDAGEGWVVMEYVRGENLKEILDRRPNGLPPEEAIRWFRPIAAAVGYLHDHGIVHRDLKPGNIFNDAGTIKIGDYGLSKFISVSRRSGQTESVGTFHYMAPEIGKGVYGKEIDIYALGILLHEILTGRVPFEGESSQEIIMKHLTAEPELRSVPEPFRSTIAQALHKDPTKRTSTVEEMLANLGVSKNESVVASLHDNVTIQNHSTGHAEIPLVQPLDPAAGSDPIYRAGTEAAKSISHWWNNDNISLFPKVLVLVACSIALVTNLGWLAPLGFLAAAAYMVYLLGRTIYQHMSDAPDKTPVTEYSPYHPVVMTRKERARQSRKQKSTRRERERAALAAIPLDLRMKSLIGSFLVSAISAAVISMLALVLGGVSIEGALDTWAPLFGWMTLMTICGSWSVLLLGKLWEPNSGDPWLRRFAMIGVGLLLGMIGYTAGNTLLLEMPISGAGIDASSGWHENLNLRGWFQSLKQSPSLSTFAIVFAAQFGLLRWWKQADPLRKTRLSLWTMGFSVLIAAVVNYFCPFIQPWGMILIGAISLVVQISAPWYSPKERDELRESQQINAETSA
- a CDS encoding FHA domain-containing protein, with product MNRSSAEPLAEAPSRRQLWVDGVGGFMLLTSPDVLIGQATPQSGVDVPILGDVSRRHAWIRRRGSEYVVEPLAEVRRRGKLLEQPTALSDGDLVQLGRSVVLSFQKRHPLSASAVLRLVSSQRTEPATDAILLMAETCILGPRSCNHVVCGGWKQDVVLYKQGEGLHVRSPGAFQVNGRAVRNKSPLVADCSVQGEDFSFYLERLAASA